One genomic region from Argentina anserina chromosome 2, drPotAnse1.1, whole genome shotgun sequence encodes:
- the LOC126782824 gene encoding uncharacterized protein LOC126782824 produces the protein METQKSTEATSTPLAAATSPSPPAAATPMSCRKKKDEQATFLEDVKDHIDEFINGSMDEHVSCFKNTMNKMFKMSKKVAEKSAADAKGVESSLPLQTTVAD, from the exons ATGGAAACTCAGAAAAGCACCGAAGCAACATCCACTCCACTTGCTGCTGCAACAAGCCCTAGTCCACCAGCCGCTGCAACCCCCATGTCATGCCGAAAGAAGAAGGATGAACAAGCTACTTTCTTGGAAGATGTGAAGGATCACATTGATGAGTTTATCAATGGATCTATGGATGAACATGTGTCTTGCTTCAAGAATACCATGAATAAG ATGTTtaaaatgtcaaagaaggtTGCTGAGAAGAGTGCTGCTGATGCCAAGGGAGTTGAGAGTTCATTGCCCCTTCAAACAACAGTAGCAGACTAA